The Sphaerodactylus townsendi isolate TG3544 linkage group LG02, MPM_Stown_v2.3, whole genome shotgun sequence DNA segment AGATGATGTGCTGTTCACCCTTCAGCAATGTATCACTTTACATTCTTTGTGCCTTTTCCCCTGCttcatattttttatttcttcacttttatataaaaatatttgacAGCCAGATGAATTGGAATTCTCAAAGTTTTTCCTAAGGACACAAAACATTTACGCAGAAGACAgaatatattatttcttttttcctgttggtCGTTTCATTGATGATTTCACAGACTGTAGTAGCAAATCTCCAGTTTGGATTTCAGATTCTGTTCAGTAGTTGGAAGATGTGCcttgttttaaaaatcatatttaatTTTTCCTTGAATGTAGGAATGAAATAAAGGGTTAATTCTGCTATCGAAGATGCAAATGTTTAAGCTTGATGATTCGACATAATATACTTTTCATGAAGCCTTTCCATGCCTTGCTTTGCACAGCTATAATAGTTAATATTTATTAATACTACTAAATAAAACTTAAGGGCACTTTGTATTTGATTCAGGGGCTTGCATTTGAAAGTGCTTTTACATATGTTTTGTTACATTTGTACTTGAGAAACCCAGGGCGGTGCCATTGTGGAAAGGCTTCAGTGAACAAACATCTGTACATACTtcaaaaattctttaaaatatatatttaaaaccttATTTTTATACAAACCAGCATAACTGGTTTTGATTTGGCTTTTACTGTCTGTAACATTAATTAGCTAAAGTTTATCTCTATACGTCTAGCGACAGACCAAAACACACtggaaagaaaatacatttttgaagaGACTAATGAATAAATTGTGATGACTATGttggatttgtttattttgttgagtAAGAGTGATACAATCAAGTGTTAGCATATTACTGAGGATGCTTCTAGAGACCATGTTTTTGTATTTGTGAAACTCATTGTGTTTAGCACAATGTGACAAATCAGGTAAAAACTGTTCAGCATAACTGTTTTCTGGTGCTGTTGAAGTATatacttttgcacatgcaaagtGCAGTCTGAAGCAAGTCATGTATATAATAAATTACAGACATTTCATCAGATTTCTCACTGGTTTGTTTTTATTCCTTATAATGCCTCTTTTTTCCAAGATGCCTTGCAAAAAATTGTTTGATCCTTAATTTTAGGATATCAAATTGAGAAAAACCTCTTCACAAATCTTTCACTTGGCTATTTAAAAGAAGCAACAAGAATGCTGTTGGACTTTATTATAAACTATTTTGAAATACATTCTTGAAGATATTAAAATCTATATCATGAAATAATAAGATCTAATATGAAAAAATGGTTAACAGGAGACATTTTCTGGTCATTTGATAAAGTGTTAATAGATATTAAAACTGACCTGCTTAGACACTTCAAATGCATTAAACTTGAGTATGTAAGGTCAAACAACATGCAGTAGaacaaataattttaaagatTTGGGGGAATGTCTAATGGATGTTAATACAGGATAGGTTCACAAAAGATACTTAATCAGAAGTCTGATGCCCAGCCTATGTTCTCTTATCAGAGTGGCAGGCAGTGTCTTCAATTTTAAACTGAAGTAGATACGTCATTTGCATTAATCAATTACTATAATACTAATCTATGTAATTAAGAACAGGAAGGATAGATTTTTTGCTTGTAACAGTAGCCATGGTAGCTTTTAATTGGCACAAGCCAAGATCCAAAGGATTGCAATGATTATGCCATGACCCTCCAGACCAAACTGcaggctgcttttgaaacttgaGAATTTTAGAAGTGATTTGTGATATAGTGTGGGATTAGCTATTCAAATATAAAATGTCTAAATTCCTTTGGGTAACTGCTCACTTTTCTGTATGAATGCATGTTCTGTAGACACTGCCCATTCAGTTTGTACTTTTAAATCTATAATTTTAACAAGTATAACAACTCTGAGTACTCATGTATGTTAGAATGTGATATGTGCAATGTAGGCAGAATTAGAGAAGGCATTGCATTCATTTCAGCACATCTCAGCATTGCCCTGTTGGAACGTGGAAGCAGTTGCTCATTTGATACCCCTGTATTTTTTTAGAGGGGTAGTTGAAATGCCCCAACATACTCAGTGGTTCACACTAAGTTGCTTATATGGAATGTGATGTTCCTTACTATTTCTTGTTTGAGGTCTACAGAATGAAATTGCATGTTCTGTGTTGTCCTCATTGGAAATTTCCGTGTGTACATTTAAAGGTGGATTATTCATGGGTAGGGTAGCCCACATTTCTGAAGTATGTGTGACTGAGGACGCAATTTTGCATTTGTGTAGTACCTTTAATCTCTGAGGATAACACACAATGGTGGGATGGGGTAAGATGCATGTGGGCTGACAAGTTATATTGAGTTGGATTCAGAAATCTTTGTGCAAGCTGCTGACAATTGCAGATCTTTCCCACTCCCCCCACACCAGCCATTTCCAGCCCTGTTGCTCATTGCTGGACTTTCAGCACCTACATAGACCGCCAGCCACATGGatcaggaggctgcagtggggaggaggagaaaatcttccatcaaaagaggaagaagaaggttaCTTCCCTCCTTCACTGTCGTCCTCCAATCTGTATGGCTTACTCCACATGGATCCTGTGACCACAAGATAAACTTTCCCAGGGTATAAAATGGCTACTgcaagtggaagagcaggaaaGATCTGTGATATTTACACTGGGTCCAACCTAGTGGTTCTCAGTGCATTAAGAGTATCAGTGTTTTACAATGTTTCGCAAATGTAATGTGTGAAGCTGTGAATATACAGTGGATACCATCTTTAAGAAGCAAGAACGTTGCATAAATGTATAAAAAGGTATTATATGCTTTATCAATCTAATTCTGCATAAAAGTCACCACAGAAATTTGTTTGTGCAGATGTAAAACTGTTTAAGAAAAATTAGACAATATCAGTCACTGACAAAACTGTACAAAATTCTTTGAAGGCAGCCGGATTCCCAGCACTTGTGAGGATGTTGCTTCAATTTAAGATGTGTTATCATTGAAAGGATTAATGAATTCTAGACTCTAGAGAAGATTAAGAAGGTGATATTGTATAAAAATGAAACcaattaaaatatggttttattataCTTCATCTTTAAAACTAGCTGTATCAACAGTCTGATAACTGAGGACAAGAAACAAACAGGCCACTTGCTCTAATTTATTACCTTTATAtacttggcattttttttttggtctaatGGATGTCCTTGCTATTGTGAGAAATCTCAGAATATTTGTTCCTGCTCACTATTATGAGCAGTGGTACTGATGGAAACAAAGCAATTTACAGCATCCAAGAATTAGACTGTGGAAACCAGAGCTCCTCAACATTTGAATAGGCTACATCTAATAGGAAATCTGTTAGTTTCTGCACATCTTAGGAAATTGTATATGTATTGAAATATCAAACTTCCCTGtaacttttcaaaaataaaactacCCCAGCAAAGAAATATGAATACTAATTACTGCATACAGTATATTCTTCAGTTTCAGACCTGGAGCAGACTTCATGCTGCAGAAACTTTTTTTAGTGCTTCATTTACCAGATATATTTCCTGAATGTTGCCGTTGTGGTTGCTAGGCAGTACGAAGGGTGTTCACTCCATAAGAAATTGAAATATATGGAAAGTTTTCTACTTGATGGTTTCACAAGCACAGGATAGATCTCTGTCAAATATGCTGCTATAGTTAATGCTTGTAATGCCCCTTCCTTTGTTCATCATGGACACTTGTAAACAGAAGGTTTAGGAAACTTTGTCATGGAAATATGACATGATGCAGTGTGGATTGTTTTATGAGTTACCAAAACAAAAGTGTGCTTCAGTGCCTCAATGCTGCATCAGGTGTTGGTTATTGACCACTACTAGAATGTCCTAGTTGGTTTTAGGAATGCATTTCAGAGCTAGAACATCTTCATTCTTGAAACTGATGAGGATTCATGTCCTGAGATTGTTCATCCAAACAATACTGGCTAATGTTGGTCGCTTTCCTTTTTTGTGAATCCGGTCTGTAATCAAACAGCAATATATATTGGCTAGATGGAAGAAATAAACTCAAGAAAAAACATAAAAGTAAAGCCCCCACCCTTTATCCTAATACTGCTAGCAATAAAGTAAAAGAATTTAGGGATAAAACTCAGGTTTTAGCAAAGAAGGGTTGGTTATAGAAGGGGATATGGAGCTGTTGTTTTATCTATATTGGGATCAACAACTCCATTAAAGTCTCCTAGACATATTATGTTTTCATATTGTAGTGATAAAAATGTATCACCTTTTTGTAGAACTCTGCTTTCCCTTGATTAGGTGCATATATTCCCTCAATCAATGTTTTAATGCCTGGACTTCTATTGCGATATATCTTGCTTGATCGTCTTTGATTATTAATGTGGGATTGTATTTTGCTTTAATGGAGAAAGTGGAGAGTGTTGTTAAGTAAATAATCTTTTGGTGTCTGTGCAACCTGGAGTAATTGTATTATATATACTTCTACTCTGCTATACTCAAGGTGATGCATCCCTTCAGTGCAAAAGACACCGCAAATGGGGCACATCTTGCCTTCACTTTGCTATGTAGATAGGCAGGCTATAACCCAAAATATACAATAGCATTTGATCTATTTATATAAATTGGCGTTATTTAATATTCTGTTCATAATCAATTTACTGCTGGGACACACCAACTATCATCGCACTTGAGACACGCACTCCAGGTCTGTTGTATATACATCTCACCATGGAATCCAATGGGATTTGAGTCCAAGTATGCTTAGGATCATGTTACAGTTGGCCTATTTGATGCAGTTAGTTACTTATTACAGTACTGGATACATTTCCATAACCACAAGAACCCTCATATTGCTCAGTGTAGTTAAGATAGATGGGGAATGCATGAATCTGCACATTTCATGGCAAAAATTGATAAATAGACCTGCATCACTGTCAAACAAGGGCATCTGCTGCGGTAATTAGGTACAGTGGTATGGGGAGGTTTTGTTAGCCTTTGTGAGAAAAAACTGAGGGTATTCCATTAACTATACAAGACAGCTGAAGCCATCCTACGTTTGTGGGAATGAAAACATACTGTTTTTGCATCAAACTAGAAACATGAATAACAATCTGTTACCATCCGCAGCCCTTTCAATGTTTACTCACCTTTGgaattttatttatcaattttataGCCGCAATGAAAAGAATCCAGCCAACAACAATCATTGTTGTTTCTCCCAAAATATTCCAATTTACACCATATGATTAGATGCAGCCTGCTTTTAAGAGGAAAAAAGTTGAAGCGAACTCAGCTTTCGACTGCTTTTAAGTAGCCCAGTATGTTAGTGGCTATCTCTTATGAACCAGACTGTATTATGGACTTGATTATGACATCATTTGTTATATAACAATTGCTTCAACTACTGTGACATAAGTGAAATAGTTATTGTAACTGTATCAAAGACTTTTTTGATAGATGATATCAGAATTACAGGAGCAGATGAGTGTGTGATAACCCTCAAGATATTTTCACTCTGAAGATCAGTCTGTCAATTAACTTCCATGTTCTCTCCTACTGTTAGACATCATGACGTCCTTGGGTTTTAACATTTGCACTCTGATCTTATTCAAGAGTACTCAAAAACAGGGGTATTGTAGCACAcagtggccaaatctgtggaaaCTTTAAAATCTGGAGGCAGTGGTTATAAACAGAAACTGATCATTTTACAATTTGAGAAAAGCACCAggattgcagaaaaaaatgaattaaaaaaaattgagggatTAATTAATATCCCCCAAAGTAGGAGTAGCTATAGCTTTAAAAATTAATGCTGTCACTGTTAGGCAATCACAATATTAAtcacttggtttctgtcagtaaaaaaggaggagaggtcAGTACACTTTTGACCTTTGAGGTGGGAATCATTGGGCCAGGTTCATCAGCAACCCATCAGCCAGGCTGCTTGCTATTGCTCAACAGCAGCTATCCCATGGAAGCCAGTGTTCTAAATGTTTTAGAATAGAGTcagagagccaggttcaaatccccacctacCATAGAATCTGCTGGGCCAGACACAGTCTAATCTAAGGATGATGTAAAGATAAAGCAAAATGAtgtacagaatcacagagttggaagagatcacaagggtcatcaagttcaaccccctgctatgctggaatacacaatcaaagccatccagcttctgtttataaacctccaaagaaggagactccactatccttggaggcagtgcattccactgtcaaacagcccttaccgtcaggacgttcttcctaatgtttaagcggaatcacttttcctgcatcttgaatccattactccttgtcctagtctctggagcagcagaaaacaagcttgctccacttTCAACATATCTCTTTAAATACTTAAACATGGCTTtcaccccttagccttctcttcaccaaactaaacatacccagctccctaagactctcccCTTAGAGCATTAAATACAGACCTTTTACCATATTGGTTCCCCTCTgtaactgtgggcctttccccacttttcctgctgctgctgtcgctgcgcgctactctcagtgcgcagcatccctggcgtgtgtccgggtgtccccacgaccccgtgctctgcggggtcatcaaaaggcgccgttttcgccagcgccagggatgccgtgcgctgagggggtgcaagagcggcagcgtcggtgcggctgcgctgttgccgcccctgacgtggggagtgcagtgggaccccgcgctacttgcggagagtagcgcgggacttaaggtaagtggggaaagggcctgtaagAAGTTTTGGGTCCAGAGTATGCAGAAATACATtgtataaatacagtaaataaataataaatattataagaGACAAGCCAAAGGTAGATttatgggtgggtggatggatgggaaggagagaagaaaacaggagaaGGTGAGGATATGTGCACCAACACAATCAGATGCAcactcatttcttttaaaattaaagacaGCTTTTCACTATGATCCAcactgtcaaaagctttgcttCTATGAAACACAAACCAATTTCTCCTAAAATTCTCTTGTATGTTTCAGttaccaacataaatttgcaatatgatctctaatgcctcttccttttctgaattcagCTTGGACATCTGGCATGTTCTACATATGGTAGCAGTCTTTGCTGTAATTTTTTTAGAATCACTTTACTTGCATAAGAAATTAAGGTGACAGTCCGATAGTTGCTTGCAATCTTTGATGTTTccttttttggaattggaatgtaaattgcaCTTTTCCAGTCTCTgggtcattgttttgttttccatacttGTTTTCCTCagggtgatttgtttctcccaattgctctcagtgTAGCTTTTGCTTCACcttctaaaactgtaggttccGTCTCAAAAGATTCTTTGAAAGAATCAGTAATCCTTGCACTTTTTCAGCGTACTGCTCACatcttgtcttttcttttttaattttttattgtatagaatatatgTGTAGCAGTTACATACAGTATATTTATTCGAACTATACATTTTACCTTTCCCCCCTtcgttattcaagcaagcagcagaaagttcattctctgtattcTCTTCTCCCAAATGTCTTCATTAAATttggcttctttcatccagttctcaaacattgtccatatcttcataatgtctcttaatttttcttgccatagcatatttttaacatcatctcaaaaatttctaactgtatctgttcccatatgtattccaaccattttgagattgtccatttcttattatcttttcAACCCAATGCTATAACcgcatgtgcagctctaatcataattttatcTCGCATCTTTTCTTTATCCTGGTCAGTTGATGTATTTCCATATTGATTTTTCAGCATACCTAAGTAACCATGCTTTAAATTCCCCATTGATTTCCTTGATCtcgtggaacagatctcttgttcttccttttttgttattCTCTTCAAGCAGGACCATTTTGAcctggctccagcctgatggaacattctgtcaaatgagaccatgGTCCTGTAGGACTTACCTcaattctgcagagcctgcatgacagagctattctgccaggcttataACTGAGGGCAGCAACAGGGAGTATTACGTCCATCTTGGCTGGCATCTCTTCTTGAACCAGTGTGAATGACTATTAAATTGTCAATTGTCTCAGCAAAACCTTGAAGCCAAGACACTGACCAGATAGCAGTTTGCTAGAAACACGAATTATTCTAAAGGGCTCTGCTATTTTGTTGCTGACAAGCAGCGAATGTTCTCAATCAAGGTTGACAATGTAAACAGCTGCATTTATTCTCTTGACAAAAGGTATCCATAAAACTGTCAATAAACGACTACCCTGTTATTTAGAATGCTGGGGCCGGAATGTGGTGAAACTCCCCATCAGATAATAAaagattgtattttaaagtgttaattCGAAGTGCCATCCCCTGTAATTTATGTGTTCCTTATCTTTTGTTACGCATGGATCAAACATTTTTTCCCAGGATTTTCTCTATGAAAGGGGTTTACTTTTTGTAGTCGGGGAGTCTCTGGCCGATACTCCCCGTCACTTTGAATGAACTTGTTTACTTGAGCTCTCGTCTCCTAGCTATCCTTTCCCCGTCCCCTGCCGGAAGCTGGCAAACCGCACTGTTACTGCCTACAGTAACATAGATAGTGAAATAAAATTTGTTTGCATAATGTGTTACTGGACCCCTGAGAGTTCCGCAGCTTGATTCACTTGACGCTTTACACGATGTTGTTAGCCCGTGTTTGTGACACTTCGCGAGCGACTCGCTCTACCGGCCGGTGCAGCCTTGCATGCCTCAGCGGTGTGAGTCATGCACCTTGAAAGGAGGAAGAGACTGATGCTGGAGGGCCGGCCGGCGCGCCTTTTCTTGCCCTGCCCTTCAGTGACTGGTTTGTTTTGGTCTTCGTCAGTAACTGAGATGAGACCAGGAAGCGTTTCTGGGCCTTAGAAAACCAAGTCATGGAGTTCTCCGAAGAGAAGCTGCGGAAATGGCTGACGAAGGCAAGGCTCCCGGCCCGCACGAGCTACCAACTCTTCTCTCCACGCGCCGACCCAGGAATACCACCCCCAGAGGGGCGGGGCtgagctgaaggggggggggggcacgttagCTGGTTGTCTTTTCCTGAACTCAATCAGtttgcctccccccttcctttcactttgtttttttaaattatttttgggcGTTGATGCGGTGCTCAGTTGGTAACCCTTCCCTGTAATTCCTCTGCTCGGATAACTGGTATGGCTTCACTGTAATAAGTGAAAGTAGTCACTGATGAGCCAAAGACGGCCTTCCTGGAAATATGAGTAGCTTTCTTAACTATGGCAACCCTGGCCCGTAGAGCCCAGCAACTCCAGACACGAAGTCTTTGCTCCTGTTGTATGCTATGGGCTCCTGGAAACCACCTTTTCAAACAGACTTCCCAGTTCTGCCCAATCCATTCTTGCATCTTTCCAGAGGAatgtagctttttttttctttgaggccGGGTGTGCGTGGGGgcacttgaaaaaaaattacttggtGTGGTTTTTAATGTACCCTTGTTTTAAGGAGCTAAGTGTGATGCATTGTTCTTTCTTCAATTTATGCTTACAACAATGCTATGacgtaggttagactgagaaaatGATATGCCCAACATTACCCAGTAAGTTATTGCATGTAGGAATTTGAAGCTGGACATTTCTGGTTAACACTTATATATGTGGGTTTGAGAGCAATGCACAGTTGCAATTAGGAGAACTAAGGGGCCTGGTGAATGTATGTTTTATAATGTTGCAtaaacaagattttaggaataTAACAACTCCTTTAAATGTTTAACGGtggtgtatgttttttttaagagagaaTGTGGTCAGGGTTTTATCCATCTCAAATGCAAAGACCTCATTTTTTATTAAATGCATAGTCATTTTGACAGTTAAATATAACTAAAATGGACTTCTCAAAGGACTGGCCTAGTTGATGTTGAATTGACAATTCTCATATGTTTAGAACTGCAGCTGCCGTGGTTAATATATTTATAACATGCTTTAAATACTTGGCTACATAAAAAGAAAGTTGgctgaattattttaaaaattattttgttttcagtATAAATTCCGGGATCTGACCATTGAAGAGCTGAAGAGCGTAAATGAATTGTACCCAAACACTACATTCTCTATGAACGCCTATAGTAAGAATAACTTCTACTATTTTGTCCAATTGGTAAACTGTGATTGTATGGTTTATATTTTTGACAACTAGCACTagttattttaaacaattaaattctACTGGCATATAATTATTGAGTGTTGTCCACACTCAACTACTGAACATAAAATTTGGAATCATCAGTAATTGATCATTTATCACTGTTATGTTCACTCTTTTAATTGCCTCAAAGCATGAGGGCCCTAGCCCTAGTATAAAGTGTGAATAAAGTATAATAGCATTTTATAGGAAATAAATGTAattcatacaaacaaacaaacacaacccagcgttcttttttttaagcttttaagGATGGGTCCCAGAAAGATCTTCTGAATCTTAGTGGCACTGTTCCAGTGAAATATCAGGGTGAGTGCCAAAACATTCTTTTGATTTTGTACTACTTGATGTGCAGTCATGTGATTTCTAATGTTTCTGATCAAAGTGGAACAAGACTGGACAGCAGTGTTGAAATGGGAGACTAATATTTATTTCTTGAAAGATCAAGGCTGTTTTCACATGGCTGTGCACCATTCAAATAGCAGCATAAGCAGGTAGTGGGAACAATATCAGTACTCCTCCCCATTCCCAAGCCACTCACTTGCTGTGGCGGTCCTTTATCAGCTCATTTGTCTCCTCCGCCCCCACCGCAACTGCAATGGTGATTgtgatccctgccccccccccccgaaacacaCACAAGTCTGAACTGCCCTTCTTCTCACTTTCCCTTTGTCTACTGAGCCCTACTGTAATGCAGCAGCAACATCAAGGAAACAGTAATACTTTAAAGGACTAGGCAGGAGGGGGAATGTTATGCGGCAGTAAACTGTCCCTTGCCTTTATGAACATGGAACATAGTGCCACTCTCTATCCTTGAAGAGGCAATTGAGGGTGTGGACACTTCCCTGCAGCCACTCTGGAGTTTCCCTTTGAGCTGGATAAGTGtaagttatttttttccctctggctTCAAGGAGAAAGTGTTGGGAATAGTATGAATCATGCTGGAAATAGGCAAGATGTCATGTGGATGTTCTGTTTTAATGCTGCCTTGGCATAGCTAAAAATCTGTATGGGATGACATGCATTCAAAGCTACTGCGGTGTAAGGTAAGCGAGTGAATGGTCCCATGCCCAGCAGCTGCTTTGCCAGTTTTTGCAATGGCAAttgaaacccatttttaaaaaattgttcagtcagatacaacaacaaaaatgtccAGAAGGTATGGGGGTTTTtgcattagttttttttaattgtaacttGGTATTTGCATAATCGATCAAGAAACATTGTCTTATTTATATTAACTTATGTTTTGTATTTTGACAGGTAATTGTTATAATATTCCAATTCACTTGTGGATTTTAGATTCTCATCCTTTTACACCTCCAATTTGCTTTTTGAAGCCCACTGCAAACATGGGAATTTCAGTGGGAAAGCACGTAGATGCACGTGGAAGGATATACTTGCCATATCTACAAAACTGGAGCCATGTAAGGGCTGCATACACATGTGCTGTTATGTCCCTGAGCTGATTTGGCATTTTTATCTTATTTGGTGTAATGTATGcaattgtatatatatttatattttacacaCTACCCACCAGCTTTCCAGAAATACATATGTTTATAATAGGTGTGCATGAATGCAGAGATGGAGGATCCTGTGTGCAAGCAAAATCTAGGTCAATGATATGCATTCCATGGCTCACTGACAGTCAAACTTGCAGTtaaccatcaaccaaaagagccacgtGACTGATGTATGCTCCGTGCACCATTTCACCATACACCAACAATAAAATATAGTATTAATATGAAATGTGTATAAATACAACCCTTATAGTTCCAGAGTACCTCTGGGTATGTAAGGCTTTCTGTCCCCACCAAAGTTGAACCGGAGCCAATTTTGTGTATCTGGTATGAGGGGAAAGGCTTGCAAGTGAGACTTATGCCACAAAACAGGGTGCAACTTTTCATGATCTCTCTATCTTAAAAGTGCCTTTATAGTGGAACTCCAGTGTTGAAAGGAATAGTATGGCTAACCTCTCTCTCTGCTAAGTGGGAACCATCTGCTAATCACAACGCCTACAGGTCAATAGCCTTGCCCAATTTACTGAAACATGGGATGGGCGCCATGTTGAGGAATGCTCAGAAGAACCCAGGGGGCATGTCAAAGAATAACTTTTGGCTCCTGAGCTACTGAATGAGTATCACTGGTTTAGGCCAAACCATGTTAGAGGTAGAAATCAATTGCTACGACCGGTACAAGTAATGTACTTTACATGAATGAATGCCAATAATTTATTTCTATGGAAGAAAGTAGGGACAGACCCCATGCTTTGCATTCAGGTGGTCTCAGTTTCAGTCTCTCATCTCCACTTAAAGGGAGTTTGGGAACTGGGAAAGATGCTGTCAGTCAGCAGAGGATATGGAAAATATAGATCAACTGTGTGATGCTGGAATGCAGCTTCATATGTCTGAACTGGGAGACAGAACTGTTAAAAATACCCCTTGTCCTCTTGTGACCCTAAGGACCGAATCAATTCTAGGTAGCTGGGTAGAAACAATTCTGATTTCTAGTTTCTGTCGCAGAAAGCCTCTGCTGGATTTGTATGAAGAGCTGATTGATCAACTCCTATATTTCAAGGACAGTGCACATTTTTGTGAGGAAAATATTGTGGTTCTCATTACTGCTATATGTATTTCAGCCTCAGTCAATGATTATAGGATTATTAAAAGAAATGACTGCCAAATTTGAAGAGGAGCTCCCCCTGTACTCATTATCATCTTCTGATGCAGCCAGACAAATGGAACTGTTGTCCTATATTGCGAAGTTCACTGAAGGTGTGCACTGCAGGGAAACTTTTAACCTGGTATTCATATCTGTAATTTGTTCTGTGCTGGTAGACtttgctttgggttttcttttttaacaattTGCTCTTGTCCCAGACAAGCTGAGAAAAGGATCTAGAGGAAGATTCTCAGTTCTGCTAGCTCTTATCTAGCTCAGTTATTTAGGGTAGATTAGTCATTAACATCCCTTCCTAGGAATATCCAAAATACTAATAATTCAGTTATAAACTGTTTGGTTTTTGCGTGctactttgcagataaagtcttaTTACTTTGCTGTGATATCCTGGCTGTTTTTCATATGGTAACTGAACAGAAGACCCCATGGCCATCTTGTGGTCCAAATTTAGACCAATTCAGCCAGCCCTCACTGGCAGACACTCACAAGATGGTGGCTGCTGTGAAGCCAACCACTTGCCTTTTGGAT contains these protein-coding regions:
- the UEVLD gene encoding ubiquitin-conjugating enzyme E2 variant 3 isoform X3, yielding MEFSEEKLRKWLTKYKFRDLTIEELKSVNELYPNTTFSMNAYTFKDGSQKDLLNLSGTVPVKYQGNCYNIPIHLWILDSHPFTPPICFLKPTANMGISVGKHVDARGRIYLPYLQNWSHPQSMIIGLLKEMTAKFEEELPLYSLSSSDAARQMELLSYIAKFTEGENNTQSKSKRDEEKSSGRFNKVTIIGAGDLGLACILAISAKGVADKVVVLDCSESTIKGGTMDLEIFALPNVEISRAYLVVPSACLRAPG